From a single Alloactinosynnema sp. L-07 genomic region:
- a CDS encoding response regulator transcription factor encodes MIRVLLVDDHEVVRRGLRDLLDGEDGVEVVAEAGSVAEALVRATTNEPDVAVVDVRLPDGNGVDLCRSLRALTPPPACLVLTAFDDERALVEAIMAGAAGYLLKQVRGQDLVTAVREVAAGRSLLDPVTTARVLDRMRRPDDLAGLTEREREVLALVGEGLSNREIAERLFLAEKTVKNYVTSVLAKLGMQRRTQAVAWVARRAT; translated from the coding sequence ATGATTCGGGTCCTGTTGGTGGATGACCATGAGGTGGTCCGCCGCGGGCTGCGCGACCTGCTCGACGGCGAGGACGGCGTCGAGGTGGTCGCCGAGGCCGGGTCGGTCGCCGAGGCGCTGGTCCGGGCGACGACCAACGAGCCTGACGTGGCGGTGGTCGACGTGCGGCTGCCGGACGGCAACGGGGTCGACCTGTGCCGGTCGCTGCGGGCGTTGACACCCCCGCCTGCCTGCCTGGTCCTGACGGCGTTCGATGACGAGCGGGCGCTGGTGGAGGCGATCATGGCGGGAGCCGCGGGGTATCTGCTCAAGCAGGTGCGCGGCCAGGATCTGGTGACCGCCGTGCGCGAGGTGGCGGCGGGGCGGTCGCTGCTTGACCCGGTGACGACGGCCCGGGTCCTCGACCGGATGCGTCGGCCGGATGACCTGGCCGGGCTGACCGAGCGGGAGCGGGAGGTGCTCGCGCTGGTCGGCGAGGGCCTGTCGAACCGGGAGATCGCCGAGCGGCTGTTCCTGGCGGAGAAGACGGTCAAGAACTACGTCACCAGCGTGTTGG
- the coaA gene encoding type I pantothenate kinase, whose product MARVRELSPYVELRREQWRQLRESTPLPLTLAELVELRGLRDPVDLEEVVDVYLPLSRLISLQVEARQRLYEATTAFLGEDAHEATKVPFVIGIAGSVAVGKSTTARLLRTLLARWPDHPRVDLVTTDGFLFPKAELIRRGLMSRKGFPESYDRRALLRFVSEVKAGADEVRAPVYSHLAYDILPGEEQVVRRPDILIVEGLNVLQPGPRLAVSDLFDFSIYVDAHPDDIERWYIDRFLAFRGTAFADPASHFHHYAALTDEQAQEEGERLWKRTNEPNLINNILPTRPRATLVLRKGSDHRISRVRLRKL is encoded by the coding sequence ATGGCGCGGGTGCGCGAGCTGAGTCCGTACGTCGAACTCCGCCGCGAGCAGTGGCGGCAGCTGCGGGAGTCGACCCCGCTGCCGCTGACGCTCGCCGAACTGGTCGAGCTGCGCGGCCTGCGTGACCCGGTCGACCTGGAAGAGGTCGTCGACGTCTATCTGCCCCTGTCGCGGCTGATCTCGCTGCAGGTCGAGGCCAGGCAGCGGCTCTACGAGGCGACCACGGCGTTCCTGGGCGAGGACGCGCACGAGGCGACCAAGGTGCCGTTCGTGATCGGCATCGCGGGCAGCGTCGCGGTCGGCAAGTCGACCACCGCGCGCCTGCTGCGCACCCTGCTGGCCCGCTGGCCGGACCATCCGCGGGTCGACCTGGTAACCACCGACGGCTTCCTTTTCCCCAAGGCCGAGCTGATCCGGCGCGGGCTGATGAGCCGCAAGGGCTTCCCGGAGAGCTACGACCGGCGCGCGCTGCTGCGGTTCGTCTCGGAGGTCAAGGCGGGCGCCGACGAGGTCCGCGCCCCGGTCTACTCACATCTGGCCTACGACATCCTGCCCGGCGAGGAACAGGTCGTGCGCAGGCCGGACATCCTGATCGTGGAGGGCCTCAACGTCCTGCAGCCAGGCCCGCGGCTGGCGGTGTCGGACCTGTTCGACTTCTCGATCTACGTCGACGCCCACCCCGACGACATCGAGCGCTGGTACATCGACCGCTTCCTAGCCTTCCGCGGCACCGCCTTCGCGGATCCTGCCTCGCACTTCCACCACTACGCCGCGCTCACCGACGAGCAGGCGCAGGAGGAGGGCGAGCGGCTGTGGAAGCGGACCAACGAGCCGAACCTGATCAACAACATCCTGCCGACCAGGCCGCGGGCCACCCTGGTTCTGCGCAAGGGCTCCGATCACCGGATCAGTCGGGTTCGACTCCGTAAGCTCTGA
- a CDS encoding macro domain-containing protein, whose product MSADSETGRATDLRSDVGALDLVLCAVSDQLAAAWDTAASDRATVRVHRGSTVDCGADAVVSPANSYGWMRGGIDAVYAETFPSVEQSVRSAVLAYHGGELPVGEALIVPTGAARPAWLISAPTMREPSTVLAPDTVHPFLAARAVFRLWRDAVLDDGTPVRAAVRTIAMPGLGTGVGHVEPAVCARQVAAAWDEVFGQS is encoded by the coding sequence GTGAGCGCGGATTCGGAGACGGGGAGGGCCACCGACCTGCGTTCGGACGTCGGCGCGCTCGACCTGGTGCTGTGCGCGGTGAGCGACCAGCTCGCCGCCGCCTGGGACACCGCGGCGTCCGACCGAGCGACGGTGCGCGTGCATCGAGGCTCCACTGTGGACTGTGGGGCGGACGCGGTGGTCTCGCCCGCCAACTCCTACGGCTGGATGCGCGGCGGCATCGACGCGGTCTACGCCGAGACCTTCCCCAGCGTCGAGCAGAGCGTGCGCAGCGCCGTGCTGGCCTATCACGGCGGCGAGTTGCCCGTCGGCGAGGCGCTGATCGTGCCGACCGGTGCCGCGCGGCCCGCATGGCTGATCAGCGCGCCGACCATGCGCGAGCCGTCGACGGTGCTGGCGCCCGACACGGTCCACCCGTTCCTCGCCGCGCGCGCTGTCTTTCGGCTGTGGCGCGACGCCGTCCTGGACGACGGCACCCCGGTCCGCGCGGCCGTGCGGACCATCGCGATGCCCGGCCTCGGCACCGGCGTAGGGCACGTCGAACCCGCTGTCTGCGCACGTCAGGTCGCCGCGGCCTGGGACGAGGTCTTCGGCCAGTCCTGA
- a CDS encoding MFS transporter produces the protein MAGTGSARLPIVPVGGDGVAKDNRLRWLLGSSGLSNLGDGIGKVAFPLLAASLTRDPVLIAGLSATAFLPWLLFASLSGVLIDRVDRRRAMLLANVSRAVIVGVLGLVVLAGAASVWLLYVTALLLGAVETVADNAAQALVPAVVDRDGLESANGKLQSVEIVGQTFLGGPLGSLTFAVFAAMPFLLNSVGFVVAAVLLVAIRGRFRPAVTGPAPSVRTQIGEGVRWLRGNALMLRLAVFAAAMALATELAQALLVLYALQDIRLTEAGFGVFALVGGAGGIIGALFAPRLTQLLSRRTVFTGAVVACGLAFAAMSSAADPAAASLLFGVFAAAVVVLNVILGTLRHALVPDHLFGRVLGVWRTAVWGAIPVGALLGGLLAASFGTRAVFAISGAAQLALAAWAWFALSGHRAEIDTVTARA, from the coding sequence ATGGCGGGAACGGGCTCGGCGCGATTACCCATCGTGCCGGTGGGGGGCGACGGGGTGGCCAAGGACAATCGCCTGCGATGGCTGCTCGGGTCCAGCGGGCTGTCGAATCTGGGCGACGGGATCGGCAAGGTCGCCTTTCCGCTGCTGGCCGCGAGCCTCACCCGCGACCCGGTGCTGATCGCGGGGTTGTCCGCGACCGCGTTCCTGCCGTGGCTGCTGTTCGCCTCGCTCAGCGGGGTGTTGATCGACCGGGTGGACCGGCGAAGGGCGATGCTGCTCGCCAATGTGTCACGCGCGGTGATCGTCGGGGTTCTCGGATTGGTGGTGCTGGCGGGCGCCGCGTCAGTGTGGTTGCTCTACGTGACGGCCTTGCTGCTCGGGGCCGTGGAGACGGTCGCGGACAACGCGGCGCAGGCGCTGGTTCCGGCGGTGGTCGATCGTGACGGACTGGAGTCGGCCAACGGAAAGCTCCAGTCGGTCGAGATCGTCGGGCAGACGTTCCTCGGCGGGCCGCTGGGCAGCCTGACCTTCGCGGTGTTCGCGGCGATGCCGTTCCTGTTGAACTCAGTCGGGTTCGTCGTGGCCGCCGTGCTGCTGGTGGCCATCCGCGGCCGGTTCCGGCCCGCGGTCACCGGTCCGGCGCCTTCGGTGCGGACGCAGATCGGCGAGGGCGTGCGCTGGCTGCGCGGCAACGCGCTGATGCTCCGGCTGGCCGTCTTCGCCGCCGCGATGGCCCTGGCCACCGAGCTCGCCCAGGCGCTGCTGGTGCTCTACGCGCTGCAGGACATCCGGCTGACCGAGGCGGGGTTCGGCGTGTTCGCGCTGGTCGGCGGCGCGGGCGGGATCATCGGGGCGCTCTTCGCGCCGCGGCTGACCCAGCTGCTGTCGCGGCGGACAGTGTTCACCGGGGCCGTGGTGGCCTGCGGGCTGGCGTTCGCGGCGATGTCGTCGGCGGCCGACCCGGCGGCGGCGAGCCTGCTGTTCGGCGTGTTCGCCGCGGCGGTCGTCGTGCTCAACGTGATCCTCGGGACCCTGCGTCACGCGCTGGTGCCCGACCACCTGTTCGGCCGGGTCCTGGGTGTGTGGCGCACCGCGGTGTGGGGCGCGATCCCGGTCGGTGCCCTGCTCGGCGGTCTGCTCGCCGCGTCCTTCGGGACGAGAGCGGTGTTCGCGATCTCCGGGGCGGCGCAGCTGGCGCTGGCCGCCTGGGCGTGGTTCGCGCTGAGCGGCCACCGTGCCGAGATCGACACGGTGACCGCCCGGGCCTGA
- a CDS encoding histidine phosphatase family protein produces the protein MLVRHGETSANVKHVLDSRPPGPPLTELGRRQAEALADRLAHEPIVAIYASTAIRTQETAAPLAKAHGLPVEVLDGVHELQVGDLEGRSDADALTEFGKVFLRWTAGDLTPAMPGGESGEQILERYLAAIDKIRADHPDGLVVVATHGGVIRLVAEFIADNVGPQLANAGLIPNTGHVLLQATEPGWHCVEWTGVEI, from the coding sequence ATGCTTGTTAGACACGGTGAGACATCGGCCAACGTCAAGCATGTGCTCGACTCGCGGCCGCCGGGGCCGCCGCTCACCGAACTCGGCCGCAGGCAGGCCGAAGCCCTCGCCGACCGGCTCGCCCACGAGCCCATCGTCGCCATCTACGCCAGCACCGCCATCCGCACCCAAGAGACCGCCGCACCGCTGGCCAAGGCGCACGGGCTGCCGGTCGAGGTGCTCGACGGCGTGCACGAACTCCAGGTCGGCGACCTGGAGGGCCGCAGCGACGCCGACGCCCTGACCGAGTTCGGCAAGGTCTTCCTGCGCTGGACCGCGGGCGACCTCACCCCGGCGATGCCCGGCGGCGAGAGCGGCGAGCAGATCCTGGAGCGCTACCTCGCCGCGATCGACAAGATCCGTGCCGACCACCCGGACGGCCTGGTCGTCGTCGCCACGCACGGCGGGGTGATCCGGCTCGTCGCCGAGTTCATCGCCGACAACGTCGGGCCGCAGCTGGCCAACGCCGGGCTGATCCCCAACACCGGGCACGTGCTGCTGCAGGCCACCGAGCCCGGCTGGCACTGCGTCGAGTGGACCGGCGTCGAAATCTAG
- the pheA gene encoding prephenate dehydratase — protein sequence MPRTAYFGPQGTFTEQAARGFDERAELVPLPTIPEAVAALRSGAVDFACVPIENSVEGAVSATMDTLAVAEPVVAVGEHVLPIRFSLLVRPGVVAADIKTVASHPHALAQVRTWLGANLPDARQLASTSTAAAAVGVLDGEFDAAITAPVAASHYPLTVLASDIADEPDAVTRFLLLSRPGQVPARTGADRTSVIVIVAHRPGELAAMLTELALRGINLSRIESRPLRARFGEYRFYLDFDGHVSEARVGDALAALHRRSQEVRFLGSYPKSDGAASVAAPGTLDSDYDASAAWIATLRGKELG from the coding sequence GTGCCGAGAACCGCCTATTTCGGACCGCAGGGCACCTTCACCGAGCAGGCCGCCCGCGGTTTCGACGAGCGCGCCGAACTGGTCCCGCTGCCCACCATCCCCGAGGCCGTCGCCGCGCTGCGGTCCGGCGCCGTCGACTTCGCCTGCGTGCCCATCGAGAACTCCGTCGAGGGCGCGGTGTCGGCCACCATGGACACCCTCGCCGTGGCCGAACCCGTGGTCGCCGTCGGCGAGCACGTTCTGCCGATCCGTTTCTCCCTGCTCGTGCGCCCCGGCGTGGTGGCCGCCGACATCAAGACCGTCGCCAGCCACCCGCACGCGCTGGCCCAGGTGCGGACCTGGCTCGGCGCCAACCTGCCCGACGCCCGCCAGCTCGCCTCCACCTCGACCGCCGCCGCCGCGGTCGGCGTCCTCGACGGCGAGTTCGACGCCGCGATCACCGCGCCCGTGGCCGCGTCGCACTACCCGCTGACCGTCCTGGCGAGCGACATCGCCGACGAACCCGACGCGGTGACCCGGTTCCTGCTGCTCAGCCGCCCCGGCCAGGTCCCCGCGCGGACCGGCGCCGACCGCACGTCGGTGATCGTCATCGTGGCCCACCGTCCCGGCGAGCTGGCCGCGATGCTCACCGAGCTGGCCTTGCGCGGGATCAATCTCTCCCGCATCGAGTCGCGCCCGCTGCGCGCCCGCTTCGGCGAGTACCGCTTCTACCTGGACTTTGACGGCCACGTCAGCGAGGCGCGGGTCGGCGACGCGCTCGCCGCGCTGCACCGGCGCAGCCAGGAAGTCCGCTTCCTCGGCTCCTATCCGAAATCGGATGGCGCCGCGTCGGTCGCCGCACCGGGCACACTCGACAGCGACTATGACGCGTCCGCGGCGTGGATCGCCACGCTGCGCGGGAAGGAGCTCGGGTGA
- a CDS encoding ATP-binding cassette domain-containing protein codes for MPPSASRVAVRAEALVKTYGSTRALDGVDLEIPSGTVLGLLGPNGAGKTTAVRILTTLLKPDSGRAFVAGHDVLADPDAVRRSIGLSGQYAAVDENLTGHENLYMVGRLYGMTRPDAKARAKELISRFRLVEAGDRPAKTYSGGMRRRLDLAGALVAEPTVVILDEPTTGLDPRGRMDTWEVIGELVADGATVLLTTQYLEEADQLADTILVIDHGKVIAKGTADQLKNRIGGERLEVVVGEQAEVEKARQILFSVGSGEPAVDEHQRRVTVKVDTGPKALVEALRRLDQESVAVLDVALHRPTLDDVFLALTGHSAEDKPAADAKAKRGTKGAS; via the coding sequence ATGCCCCCCTCCGCGTCCCGGGTCGCGGTCCGTGCGGAGGCGCTGGTGAAGACCTACGGGTCCACCCGCGCCCTCGACGGAGTCGACCTGGAGATCCCCTCGGGGACGGTGCTGGGCCTGCTCGGGCCCAACGGCGCAGGCAAGACAACCGCCGTGCGCATCCTGACCACCCTGCTCAAACCAGACTCCGGCCGCGCGTTCGTGGCCGGTCACGACGTGCTCGCCGACCCGGACGCGGTCCGCCGCTCGATAGGACTGTCCGGTCAGTACGCCGCCGTCGACGAGAACCTGACCGGCCACGAGAACCTGTACATGGTCGGCAGGCTCTACGGCATGACCAGGCCGGACGCCAAGGCCAGGGCCAAGGAGCTGATCAGCCGGTTCCGGCTGGTCGAGGCGGGCGACCGGCCCGCGAAGACCTACTCCGGCGGTATGCGCCGCAGGCTCGACCTCGCGGGCGCGCTGGTCGCCGAACCGACGGTCGTCATCCTGGACGAGCCGACCACCGGCCTGGACCCGCGCGGCCGGATGGACACCTGGGAGGTCATCGGCGAGTTGGTCGCCGACGGCGCCACCGTCCTGCTCACCACCCAGTACCTCGAAGAGGCCGACCAGCTCGCCGACACGATCCTGGTGATCGACCACGGCAAGGTCATCGCCAAGGGCACCGCCGACCAGCTCAAGAACCGCATCGGCGGCGAGCGGCTGGAGGTCGTGGTCGGCGAGCAGGCCGAGGTGGAGAAGGCCAGGCAGATCCTGTTCTCCGTCGGCTCGGGCGAGCCCGCCGTCGACGAACACCAGCGGCGGGTGACGGTCAAGGTCGACACCGGCCCGAAGGCACTGGTGGAGGCGCTGCGCAGGCTCGACCAGGAGAGCGTCGCCGTGCTCGACGTCGCGCTGCACCGGCCGACCCTCGACGACGTGTTCCTCGCCCTGACCGGCCACTCGGCCGAGGACAAGCCCGCGGCCGACGCCAAGGCCAAGCGCGGCACGAAGGGGGCTTCCTGA
- a CDS encoding ABC transporter permease — protein sequence MSVITANARDSGVLTWRNLMNVRRQPDLLLGATLQPIMFVLLFAYVFGGSIGQDPDAYREFLMGGIFAQTVAFNSAYTTLGMAADLEKGVIDRFRSLPMSRAAVLLGRTFSDLVVSAIGLIVMSVCGLIVGWRIRGSFVDAVLGFAILLLFSFAMSWIGAWIGMLSGNVQVAQSAGFIWMFPVSFVSSAFVSAASMPGPLKVVADWNPVTAVADAARELFGNPRPGILEASRDSWPAQQPVLWAVLSCVIILVIFMPVAVAKYRKVASK from the coding sequence ATGAGTGTGATCACCGCGAACGCCCGCGACAGCGGCGTGCTGACCTGGCGCAACCTGATGAACGTGCGCCGCCAGCCCGACCTGCTGCTCGGCGCGACCCTGCAGCCGATCATGTTCGTGCTGCTGTTCGCCTATGTCTTCGGCGGCAGCATCGGGCAGGACCCGGACGCCTACCGCGAGTTCCTGATGGGCGGCATCTTCGCCCAGACGGTCGCGTTCAACTCCGCGTACACCACCCTGGGCATGGCCGCCGACCTGGAGAAGGGCGTCATCGATCGGTTCCGGTCGCTGCCGATGTCTCGCGCCGCGGTGTTGCTGGGCCGCACCTTCTCCGACCTGGTGGTCAGCGCGATCGGCTTGATCGTCATGTCGGTCTGCGGCCTCATCGTGGGCTGGCGCATCCGCGGCAGCTTCGTCGACGCCGTCCTCGGCTTCGCGATCCTGCTGCTGTTCTCGTTCGCGATGTCGTGGATCGGCGCGTGGATCGGCATGTTGTCGGGCAACGTCCAGGTCGCGCAGAGCGCGGGCTTCATCTGGATGTTCCCCGTGTCATTCGTGTCATCGGCGTTCGTCTCGGCGGCGTCGATGCCGGGTCCGCTCAAGGTCGTCGCCGACTGGAACCCGGTCACCGCGGTCGCCGACGCGGCCCGCGAGCTGTTCGGCAACCCGCGTCCGGGCATCCTGGAGGCCTCGCGGGACAGCTGGCCCGCGCAGCAGCCGGTGCTGTGGGCAGTGCTGTCGTGCGTGATCATCCTGGTGATCTTCATGCCGGTCGCCGTGGCGAAGTACCGCAAGGTCGCGAGCAAGTAG